GGCCGTGGACGCCGTGGCCCACGCCGCGGCTTATACACCCAACGTCGAGTTTTCCGCGGAGGACGCCGCCCGGAGCGATGTGAACTACCTGTGCGAGGTTGTCGAGGCGGTCATCGAGGCCGGGGCGAAGACGGTCAACATCCCGGACACCGTCGGGTACGCCATCCCCGCGGAGTTCGGCGCCCTCATCGCCACGATCCGGGAGCGGGTGCCCAACGTGGACCGGGCGGTCCTGTCGGTGCACTGTCACAACGATCTGGGCCTGGCGGTGGCAAACTCCCTGGCCGCGGTCCAGGCAGGGGCCAGGCAGGTGGAGTGCACCATCAACGGCATCGGGGAAAGGGCCGGCAACGCCTCCCTGGAGGAGGTCGTCATGGCCATCCGGACCCGTCAGAACTACCTCGATGTCCACACGGACGTCAGGACCCAGGAGATCTACCGGGGCAGCCGGCTGGTATCCGGGATCACCGGGATACTGGTGCAGCAGAACAAGGCCATCGTCGGGGCCAACGCCTTCGCTCACGAGGCGGGGATCCACCAGGACGGCATGCTCAAGGACAAGATGACCTACGAGATCATGACCCCCGAGTCCGTGGGGATCAAGGAGAGTTCACTGGTCCTGGGCAAACATTCGGGGCGGCACGCTTTCAGGAAGAGGCTTGAGGACATGGGCATCGACCTGACTGAGGAGCAGCTGCAGACCGCTTTCTTCGCCTTCAAGGCCCTGGCCGACAAGAAGAAGACGGTCTACGACGAGGACATCGAGGCCCTCATCGCCGAGGAGATCCTGCGGATCCCCGACCGGTTCCGGCTGGTCAGCGCGATCTTCACTTCCGGGACGAACGTCGTTCCTACGGCCACCGTCGAGGTCGAGGTGGACGGCAAGGTCAGGACCAGGGCCGAGTTCGGGGACGGTCCGGTGGACGCGGTGTTCAAGGCGATCAAGAAGATCTGCAAGAGCAAGGCGAAGCTGCTGCGCTTTACCGTCTCCGCCATCACCGGGGGAGCCGACGCGATGGGCGGAGTCACCGTAAGGGTCCGCGAGGACGGCTACACCATCATCGGGCAGGGCGCCTCTTCCGACATCGTGGTCGCCTCGGCGCGGGCCTTCGTCAACGCCCTGAACAAGCTGGAGTATCGGAAACGGAGCCAGGAGACAGCCGAGACGGAGAGGCCGAGCCTGTAAAACGAATTCCACATTTGAAATCATGTCAGGAGATTTTATGGGACAGACAATAACCCAGAAGATCCTCGCCGCCCACTGCGGGCGGGACGAGGTCCATCCCGGCGAGATCGTCATGGCCGACGTGGATCTCGCCCTGGGGAACGACATCACTGCCCCCATCTCCATCAGGATCCTCAGGGAGAAGGGGATCCGGAAGGTGTTCGACAAGGACAGGATCGCCCTCGTCCCGGACCATTTCGCCCCCAACAAGGATATCGCCTCGGCGCAGCAGTGCAAGGAACTGCGTGAATTTGCCAGGGATTTCGACATCACCCATTACTTCGAGCTCGGCGAGATGGGAGTGGAGCACGCCCTCCTGCCCGAAAAGGGGCTGGTGATCCCGGGCGACCTTGTCGTCGGGGCCGACAGCCACACCTGCACCTACGGCGCCCTGGGAGCATTCTCCATGGGAGTGGGAAGCACCGACCTCGCCGGGGCCATGATCAGCGGCAAGGCCTGGTTCAAGGTCCCCGCCGCCATGAAGTTCGTCATCCGGGGCGCGCTCAGGTCGTGGGTGGGCGGCAAGGACCTCATCCTCTATATCATCGGGAAGATCGGTGTTGACGGAGCCCTGTACCGCTCCATGGAGTTCACCGGCGATACGATCCGCGCCCTTCCCATGCCTGACCGCCTGACCATGTGCAACATGGCCATCGAGGCCGGCGCCAAGAACGGTATCATCGAGCCCGACGCGATCACCGAGCAGTACGTGAGGGAGCGGGCCTCCAGGGAATGGAAACTCTATCAATCCGATCCGGATGCCGAGTATGTCGAAGTCGTGGAGATCGATGCCGCCGAAGTGGACCTCCAGGTGGCTTTCCCCCATCTTCCGGAAAACGCGCGGCCGGTGGGGGAGGGGAAGGGCATCGCCATCGACCAGGTCGTGGTGGGGTCGTGCACCAACGGCCGCCTGGAGGACCTTAAGGCCGCGGCCGGCGTCCTCAAGGGACACAAGGTGGCACCCGGTGTGCGCATGATCGTGATCCCGGCCACACCCCTTATCTATCGTCAGGCCCTCGAAGAAGGTCTCTTCGACATATTCCTGTCCGCCGGGGCGGTGATCAGTCCGCCCACCTGCGGACCGTGCCTGGGCGGACACATGGGCATCCTCGCAGAGGGAGAGCGGGCGGTGGCCACCACCAACCGCAACTTCGTCGGCAGGATGGGACATCCGAAGAGCGAGGTGTACCTGGCCGGTCCGGCCGTCGCGGCAGCTTCAGCCATCACTGGCACCATCAGTTCACCGGAAGATTTATAGGGAACTGATGGTAGAGCGAAGGTCAAAGTACGAAGAACGAAGTTGAGTCTCATTTCTTCGCGCTTCGCCCTTTGCGCTTCGCGCTGACAATGTAAACAGCATGTATCGGGCTTGACCTTCAAAAAAGGTGATCTTATGAGCAAACCAAACATACTAAGTGGAAAGGCATGGCGTTTCGGGGACGACGTGGACACCGATGCCATCATACCGGCCAGGTACCTCAACACCTCCGATCCCGATGAACTGGCCTCCCACTGCATGGAGGACGCCGATCCCCGGTTCATGGCGAAGATGTCGCCCGGGGACGTGATGGTGGGCGGCAAGAATTTCGGGTGCGGCTCCTCCCGTGAGCACGCCCCCATCGCCATCAAGGCCGCCGGGATCTCCTGTGTCATCGCGGGGTCTTTCGCCCGGATCTTCTACAGGAACGCCTTCAACATGGGCCTGCCCATTTTCGAATCCGAGGGGGCGGCCAGGGGGATCGACACGGGGGACGAAGTCGAGGTGAACCCGGCCACCGGTGTCATCCGGAACGTGACAAAGGGCCATCAGTACCAGGCGGAGGCCTATCCACCCTTCATGGTGGATCTTATCGAGGCGGGGGGGCTCATCCCCTACCTCCTGGAAGGAAAACACCATGGCGGCTGAGAAGAAGCGGTTCGACATCCTGGTCCTCCCCGGGGACGGCATCGGGCCCGAGGTGACGGCCGAAGCCGTCAAGGTCCTTGAAACCGTGTCCCGAAAGTACGGATTGACCTTCGTCATGAGCGAGGCCCTGGCCGGCGGCGCCGCCATCGATTCGGAGGGCGCGCCCATCAGCCTGGACACCCTGGACCGGGCCAGGAACTCCGACGCGGTTCTCCTGGGTGCGGTGGGCGGACCCCGGTGGGACGGCCTCCCAACCGAAAAGAGGCCCGAAAAGGGACTCCTGCAGCTCAGGGGCTCCCTGGACCTTTTCGCCAACCTGAGACCGGCCCGGGTCTTCGGTCCCCTGGTGTCCGCCTCCACCCTCAGGCCGGAGGTTTTGAGGGGGATCGATCTCCTCGTTGTCAGGGAACTGGTGTCCGGGATCTATTTCGGAGAGCCGAGGGGGATCGATGCGACGCCCGGGGGCAGGGTCGGCTACAACACCATGAGGTATACGGAGGCCGAGATCGAAAGGGTGGCCCGTGTCGCTTTCGAGAACGCAAGGCAAAGACGGCGGAAGGTCACGTCCGTGGACAAGGCCAACGTCCTTGAGGTGTCGGGCCTCTGGCGGGAAGTGGTCATTGAAGTGGCCCGGGACTATCCGGACATCGAGCTTGATCACCAGTACGTGGACAACTGCGCCATGCAGCTTATCCGCAACCCGGCCCAGTTCGACGTCATCGTCACCGGCAACCTGTTCGGGGACATCCTGTCCGACGAGGCGGCCATGCTCACGGGATCTATCGGCATGCTTCCGTCCGCAAGCGTCGGAGGCGACGCGGCCCTGTACGAGCCTGTGCACGGGAGCGCTCCCGACATCGCCGGACAGGGGAAAGCCAACCCCCTGGCCACGATTCTTTCCGTGGCCATGATGCTTCAGATCAGCTGCGGCGCCCCCGAGGCTGCCGACTCTGTTCGCAAGGCAGTGGAGATGGTCCTGGATGAAGGTTCCCGGACAAGTGACATCGCCGGGGTGGGTGAGAAGGCCATCTCCTGCGGTTGGATGGGTGATCGCGTCGTCGAGCGGCTGGAGGAGATGCAGTGATGGACCCTGTTAAGGTCGGAATCATCGGTCTGGGTACCATCGGATGCGGAACGATCCGGATCCTTCAGGAAAACGGGGACATCCTGGCCGAACGGCTCGGCGCCTCCATCGAGGTCGTCAGGATCGCTGACCTCGATCTCGATCGCCCCCGGGATATTAAACTTGACCCGGCTGTCCTCACCACCGACGCCCGGTCCGTTATTGATGATCCCGATGTCCAGATCGTCGTTGAACTCATCGGCGGTATCGAACCGGCCCGCACCTTCATCCTCGATTCCCTGGATAAGGGCAAGCACGTGATCACGGCCAACAAGGCCCTTCTGTCCGAACACTGGCAGGAACTGGTGGAAAGGGCCGAGGAGAAGGGCGTCTCTTTGCTGTACGAGGGAAGTGTCGCCGGCGGGATCCCCCTGGTGAGAACCATAAAGGCGGGGCTCGTGGCCAACCGGATCCGTTCGGTGACCGGGATCATCAACGGGACCTGCAACTATATCCTGTCCAGGATGTCCGCGGAAAAGTGCCCCTACGGGGAGATCCTCGCTGAGGCCATGGAGATGGGTTACGCGGAAGCGGACCCGGCCATGGACGTGGACGGGATCGACGCCGCCCAGAAACTGTCCATCCTGGTGAACCTGTGTTTCAACACGCCGGTCTCCTGGAAGGACCTGCCCTGCCAGGGGATCACCGGGGTGACCCCACTGGACCTGGAAATGGCCGAGGAGTTCGGTTACAGGGTCAAACTGCTGGCATCGGCAAAGATGAAGGGCGGGTCTCTGGAGGCGTGGGTCCACCCGGCCCTTGTACCCGAGGGACACCCCCTGGCGCCGGTGGACAACGTGTTTAACGCCGTGTACATCGAAGATGACAACATGGGGCCGTCCCTGTATTACGGACGCGGCGCCGGGGCCCTGCCCACCGGCAGCGCCGTTGTCGCGGACATCGTTTCGTGTGCCCGGGACCTCCTTTCCGGTGCGGTAGGAAGGGTTCCTGTCGGCGGAAGCCGGTTGGGGGTCCGCGGCGAAAAACCGTGCCGGCTGGCCGCCGACACCGTGAGCGAGTATTATGTAAGGATCTCGGCCAAAGATCAGCCGGGCGTGCTTTCGGCCATATCGGGGATCCTCGGGGAAGAGGGCATCAGCATCAGCTCGGTGATCCAGAGAGGGCGCCAGATGGAGGAGGGGGGCGACGTCCCCTTGGTCATGATCGTTCACGGGGCCCCCTATTCCAGGATGACCCGGGCCCTTGCCCGCATCGACGGCCTGGATGTCACGCTGGCAAAGAGCTTTCTCATGAGGATCCTGCCGGAAGGAGAGTGGATTTGAGCCCTCCGGTCAAACATATCGTCCTGCTGGGGGACGGCATGGCGGACAGGCCCATCCCTGAACTTGACGGGCGCACCCCCCTCATGGCCGCGGCGACGCCGAACATGGACCGCATTGCCGCCAACGGTGTCCTGGGAACGGTCAGGACCATCCCGGACGGGATGGCCCTTGGATCGGACGTGGCCAACCTGTCGGTGCTCGGTTACGATCCCGCCGCTGTTTATACCGGACGGTCACCCATCGAGGCTGCCGGCATGGGGGTCGCTCTCGGGCCGGCGGACGTGGCGTTCCGGTGCAACCTGGTGACCCTGGCGAAGAAGGGGGGCGCGGGGCGGCTCGACACCCGCATATCGGGGGCCGTGACGCCTGACCTCGTCATGAAGGACTTTGCCGCCGGCCATCCGTCCGACGAGGAAGCAATAGCTGTCGTCCGCGATCTGGAGAGGGAACTCGGGGGTGACGGGATCGAGTTTTTCCCGGGTGTGTCCTACCGGCACCTCATGGTCTGGCGGGACGGCCTGGACGATATGGAGGTCGCCCCGCCCCACGATCTCACCGACAAGCGGCTTGCCGAGGGCTGGTTCGAGGGCAAGGCCTCCGGAAAGGTCCTCGGGCTCATGGAAAGGGCGGTAAGCCTGCTGGCCGATCACCCGGTAAATGCCGCGCGCCTCGCGGCAGGCAGGGATCCCGTCAACGCCATATGGCTCTGGGGACAGGGGTTCAGGCCGAAGATGGCCCCTTTCAGGGAAACCTACGGCCTTGCCGGCGCCATGATTACGGCGGTGGACCTTCTGCGGGGACTTGCGGCCTGCATCGGCTTCGAGGTCATCGACGTCCCCGGGGCCACGGGGTACCTGGACACCGATTACGAGGGGAAAGCGGCAGCCGCCCTCGAGGCGCTGGAAAGGGTGGACATCGTCTACCTCCACGTGGAGGCCCCGGACGAGGCCGGTCACGGCGGGAAGCTTGCCGAAAAGTTAATGGCCCTGGAGGATTTCGACAGCCGGATCGTCGGCCCCGTGCTGAAAGGGCTCGAGAAGCTCGGACCGCACAGGGTCCTGCTCACGCCGGACCACGCCACGCCCCTCGAGATCAAGACCCACTCCGGGGAGCCTGTGCCGTTCGCGGTCCTGGATCCCGCCCGGAGCGCCGGTTCGGGCCGGGCGTACGACGAGGAGAACGCGGCCGCCACCGGACTGCACATCGAGTCCGGCCATGAACTCATGGGGCGGTTCGTGAGAGGAGAGTTTTAGAAATTCGTGACAGCGTGTGTCCGTGGAGCGTAGTGGCATAAAATCATTGTGAAGCGTGAATGCGTAGAGAAAAAACGTGATTGCGTGAACGTGTGAGTGCGTGGATGCGTAAAGGAAAAAACGTGATCGCGTAAAGCGTGAAGCGTGGAGGCGAAAAGGAGCGCACGTGAATGTTTAGTGCTCTTTCTCACACACGCACTTACGGATATACGCACATACGCACAAACGCACTTACCCACCTGCGTACAAACGGAAACACGGAGACACGGACACAACACGCACCTACGGACAAACGGATAAATGCACACACGCACGTGTGAACACAGAGGGGAGGCAACAGGATATGGCTCTAGTTGTCCAGAAGTTCGGCGGCACCTCCGTGGGGGATGTCGACAGGATCAGGCATGTGGCGTCCATCGTCAAACGAACGGCGGACGCGGGCAACGACGTGGTCGTCGTCGTTTCCGCCATGGCCGGCGAGACCAACAGGCTCGTGGACCTGTGCGAGAAGCTCATGGAGCAGCCCGATCCAAGGGAGTACGACGTGGTGGTCTCCACCGGTGAGCAGGTCACGATCGGCCTTCTCTCCATGGCCCTCAAGACCATGGGGAAGGAAGCCGTTTCCATGATGGGTTTTCAGATCCCCATCTACACCGACGAGGTCCACGCCAAGGCCAGGATCAGCAAGATCGACGGTCAGAAGGTCAGGGATGAACTGAAAAAGGGGAAAATTGTCGTCGTGCCCGGTTTCCAGGGGATCACCGGCAAGGGGGATGTCACTACCCTCGGCAGAGGAGGATCGGATACCTCTGCCGTGGCCGTGGCCGCTGCCCTCAAGGCGGATTCCTGCGAGATCTACACCGACGTCGAAGGGATCTACACGGCCGATCCCAACGTGGTGATCGACGCCCGGAAGATCGGCAAGATCTCCTACGACGAGATGCTGGAGATGGCCAGCCAGGGCGCCAAGGTGCTCCAGATCCGTTCAGTCGAGTTCGCCAAAAAATACAATGTTCCACTCCACGTCCGCTCCACCTTCACGGAAACGGAGGGCACCTGGGTGACCAAGGAGGATTCTGATATGGAAAAGGTAATGGTATCGGGTGTGACCTGTGACAAGAACGAGGCGAAGATCTCCATCCGGAGGGTCCCCGACAGGCCCGGGATCGCCGCCGCGATCTTCGGCCCGATCGCCGCGGCCAGCATCAACGTCGACATGATCATCCAGAACATCAGCACCGACGGTTTCACCGACCTGACGTTCACCGTCCCCCGCAACGACCTGAAACAGGCCCTCGGCATCATCGATACCGTCAAGGGTGAGATCGGTTTCGACGAGGTCCTTTTCGAGGAGAAGGTGGCCAAGGTGGCTGTTATCGGTAACGGTATGCGAAGCCACTCCGGAGTCGCTTCCAAGATGTTCCAGGCCCTGGCCGCCGAGGGGATCAACATCATGATGATCAGCACGTCGGAGATCAAGGTTTCGTGCGTCGTCGATAGAAAATACGCGGAACTTGCCGTGCGTGTCCTCCACGATGCCTTCGACCTCGCGGGTGAGACAGTCTGAACAGGCTGGGAGCTAAGTGCTAAGTGGTAAGTGATAAGAGCTAAGTGCTAAGAGCTTCCGCATTGCGCCTGGGAACGGCGCCCGGATAAATGATGCGAAGGAAAGTCATTTATCCGTGAGGAAAGGGGAAACGACGCTTTCCCCTTTCCGGTGAGCAGGAAGTTCCGCCAGAACTTTCTGCGACCCTAACAGTTGATGACGGCACTGGAGAGTCATCAACGCGCCCCGCTCGGGGCGCCCGGATAAATGATGCGAAGGAAAGTCATTTATCCGTGAGGAAAGGGGAAACGACGCTTTCCCCTTTCCGGTGAGCAGGAAGTTCCGCCAGAACTTTCTGCGACCCTAACAATAGAAAGGTAATGGGC
This sequence is a window from bacterium. Protein-coding genes within it:
- the leuC gene encoding 3-isopropylmalate dehydratase large subunit, which codes for MGQTITQKILAAHCGRDEVHPGEIVMADVDLALGNDITAPISIRILREKGIRKVFDKDRIALVPDHFAPNKDIASAQQCKELREFARDFDITHYFELGEMGVEHALLPEKGLVIPGDLVVGADSHTCTYGALGAFSMGVGSTDLAGAMISGKAWFKVPAAMKFVIRGALRSWVGGKDLILYIIGKIGVDGALYRSMEFTGDTIRALPMPDRLTMCNMAIEAGAKNGIIEPDAITEQYVRERASREWKLYQSDPDAEYVEVVEIDAAEVDLQVAFPHLPENARPVGEGKGIAIDQVVVGSCTNGRLEDLKAAAGVLKGHKVAPGVRMIVIPATPLIYRQALEEGLFDIFLSAGAVISPPTCGPCLGGHMGILAEGERAVATTNRNFVGRMGHPKSEVYLAGPAVAAASAITGTISSPEDL
- a CDS encoding cofactor-independent phosphoglycerate mutase encodes the protein MSPPVKHIVLLGDGMADRPIPELDGRTPLMAAATPNMDRIAANGVLGTVRTIPDGMALGSDVANLSVLGYDPAAVYTGRSPIEAAGMGVALGPADVAFRCNLVTLAKKGGAGRLDTRISGAVTPDLVMKDFAAGHPSDEEAIAVVRDLERELGGDGIEFFPGVSYRHLMVWRDGLDDMEVAPPHDLTDKRLAEGWFEGKASGKVLGLMERAVSLLADHPVNAARLAAGRDPVNAIWLWGQGFRPKMAPFRETYGLAGAMITAVDLLRGLAACIGFEVIDVPGATGYLDTDYEGKAAAALEALERVDIVYLHVEAPDEAGHGGKLAEKLMALEDFDSRIVGPVLKGLEKLGPHRVLLTPDHATPLEIKTHSGEPVPFAVLDPARSAGSGRAYDEENAAATGLHIESGHELMGRFVRGEF
- a CDS encoding 3-isopropylmalate dehydratase small subunit; the encoded protein is MSKPNILSGKAWRFGDDVDTDAIIPARYLNTSDPDELASHCMEDADPRFMAKMSPGDVMVGGKNFGCGSSREHAPIAIKAAGISCVIAGSFARIFYRNAFNMGLPIFESEGAARGIDTGDEVEVNPATGVIRNVTKGHQYQAEAYPPFMVDLIEAGGLIPYLLEGKHHGG
- a CDS encoding 2-isopropylmalate synthase, with amino-acid sequence MSDRILVFDTTLRDGEQSPGASMNLEEKVQVARQLERMNVDVIEAGFPIASEGDFEAVRAVAGVLKKTEVAGLCRASKKDIDRAWEALREAKKPRIHTFIATSDIHVKRKLMKTHDQVRQAAVDAVAHAAAYTPNVEFSAEDAARSDVNYLCEVVEAVIEAGAKTVNIPDTVGYAIPAEFGALIATIRERVPNVDRAVLSVHCHNDLGLAVANSLAAVQAGARQVECTINGIGERAGNASLEEVVMAIRTRQNYLDVHTDVRTQEIYRGSRLVSGITGILVQQNKAIVGANAFAHEAGIHQDGMLKDKMTYEIMTPESVGIKESSLVLGKHSGRHAFRKRLEDMGIDLTEEQLQTAFFAFKALADKKKTVYDEDIEALIAEEILRIPDRFRLVSAIFTSGTNVVPTATVEVEVDGKVRTRAEFGDGPVDAVFKAIKKICKSKAKLLRFTVSAITGGADAMGGVTVRVREDGYTIIGQGASSDIVVASARAFVNALNKLEYRKRSQETAETERPSL
- the leuB gene encoding 3-isopropylmalate dehydrogenase codes for the protein MAAEKKRFDILVLPGDGIGPEVTAEAVKVLETVSRKYGLTFVMSEALAGGAAIDSEGAPISLDTLDRARNSDAVLLGAVGGPRWDGLPTEKRPEKGLLQLRGSLDLFANLRPARVFGPLVSASTLRPEVLRGIDLLVVRELVSGIYFGEPRGIDATPGGRVGYNTMRYTEAEIERVARVAFENARQRRRKVTSVDKANVLEVSGLWREVVIEVARDYPDIELDHQYVDNCAMQLIRNPAQFDVIVTGNLFGDILSDEAAMLTGSIGMLPSASVGGDAALYEPVHGSAPDIAGQGKANPLATILSVAMMLQISCGAPEAADSVRKAVEMVLDEGSRTSDIAGVGEKAISCGWMGDRVVERLEEMQ
- a CDS encoding aspartate kinase; the protein is MALVVQKFGGTSVGDVDRIRHVASIVKRTADAGNDVVVVVSAMAGETNRLVDLCEKLMEQPDPREYDVVVSTGEQVTIGLLSMALKTMGKEAVSMMGFQIPIYTDEVHAKARISKIDGQKVRDELKKGKIVVVPGFQGITGKGDVTTLGRGGSDTSAVAVAAALKADSCEIYTDVEGIYTADPNVVIDARKIGKISYDEMLEMASQGAKVLQIRSVEFAKKYNVPLHVRSTFTETEGTWVTKEDSDMEKVMVSGVTCDKNEAKISIRRVPDRPGIAAAIFGPIAAASINVDMIIQNISTDGFTDLTFTVPRNDLKQALGIIDTVKGEIGFDEVLFEEKVAKVAVIGNGMRSHSGVASKMFQALAAEGINIMMISTSEIKVSCVVDRKYAELAVRVLHDAFDLAGETV
- a CDS encoding homoserine dehydrogenase encodes the protein MDPVKVGIIGLGTIGCGTIRILQENGDILAERLGASIEVVRIADLDLDRPRDIKLDPAVLTTDARSVIDDPDVQIVVELIGGIEPARTFILDSLDKGKHVITANKALLSEHWQELVERAEEKGVSLLYEGSVAGGIPLVRTIKAGLVANRIRSVTGIINGTCNYILSRMSAEKCPYGEILAEAMEMGYAEADPAMDVDGIDAAQKLSILVNLCFNTPVSWKDLPCQGITGVTPLDLEMAEEFGYRVKLLASAKMKGGSLEAWVHPALVPEGHPLAPVDNVFNAVYIEDDNMGPSLYYGRGAGALPTGSAVVADIVSCARDLLSGAVGRVPVGGSRLGVRGEKPCRLAADTVSEYYVRISAKDQPGVLSAISGILGEEGISISSVIQRGRQMEEGGDVPLVMIVHGAPYSRMTRALARIDGLDVTLAKSFLMRILPEGEWI